GCCTCGTTTGTCGGCTGTCCAGTATTCACAGCCGCACAGGTCGGCAATTGCGGCGTGATCTACGCTCTATACTTATACTCGTCAGAGCAGGGGAAGGTAATCAACTCAGGATCGTCATGCTCTGCAGGAAGGCTTGTGGTGTTGTGATCTTTAAGCCTGTACGAGCAGCGACTTGTCGGGTGAAGTGCCGGGTGTTTGTGGAGAGAAGCCAATCAGGTGCGGCCTTTAGAGCTGAGACGAGGACCGGAACGTCTGCTTGATGCCGAATCAGGTGACGATAGCGAGAAATCTCTTCTGAGCTGGGTAAAGGAACCGTTTCAGATTTGAGAAGCCGCACGAGCGTATCGTATGCGTCTATGGTCTCGGCAGCCAATGACGGGTCGGTGGTCAGCAGTGCGAGCAAATTATCCTCAACTTCGCCGCGCACGTACTCGGCGAGGATAATGGTGAACGCTCCACGACGGGCATGGATGAGAATCGCACGAGAGACACTCCAAGGGGCATATAATCCTTCGAGAAAGACTCCAGAATCGAGGAAGAGCCGCTGGATAGAACTACTTCCTTCCATACAGCTCTTGGAACCGGCGACGACGGACGCGCTCCATGTTCTTCTGGGCCTGTTCAAGAGTGACACCTTGTGACATCAATGCCTCTTGGATGCGTCGGCACAAGCGATCGAGCGTCAGATCAGCCGGAACCATCATTAAGGCATCACCGATTTGAAGAAGCACAACCTCACTTCCCTTCGCGAGTTTATGTTTCTTGCGATAGGCAGCAGGGACGGTAATCTCTCCGTGTTCGCCGACACGAATAGTACCAAGCGAGCGGGCCAATGATTCTGGCATCGGCAAAGAACCTCCTGGGACAATAGATACAGCCGAAGCGTAACGAGTCCTCCTCCGGTTCGCAAGCTGTTCAGATAGGCGAGGTTTAGTTTTACGCGCCAGCTCAACCTTCAAGACCGTTATGCTGCGCGCCGCCGTTTTTCGGTCCGTGCGACGAGCGCTTCTCGCGCGAGGTCGACCGCTTCGGCAATGACTTGGCGAGTCAATCGTCCATCATAGGCCTGCGATATCCACTTCCATCTTTTGCCTTGCGCTACATAAGAGAGAACATCTTTGACGAGAACGCGTGTCCCCTTAAAGGTAAGGGGCCACCACAAATTTTCGGATCGGAAATAATGTGCTCGCCGTATTCTTGGCGTTTACGTGTGGCCACAGAACTCCTACTCCCACAACGCGCGCACGTGGAATACAAACCCTGGTCATTCAGGATCGCCGCTGACTGAAGTTGGGTTGTCTAGCGTTTCGACGGGTTGACCTGGTCGATAGATGTATACTCGTTGTTCCAGTGGATCGATGAGCCAACCGAGGTGGGCGCCGTTGTCGATGTACTCTTGCATCTTTTCTACCAGGTCTGGCAGCTTGTCTGTTTGTGAACGGACCTCGACAACAAAATCTGGGCAGATTGGTGCAAACCTTGCCCGCTGAGCTTTGGTCAAGGCCGCCCAACGCTCACGGCGTATCCAGGATGCATCGGGGGAACGAATGGCACGGTTGGGCAGTGTGAAGCCTGTTGAGGAATCGAACGACAGACCGGTGCCGTCTTGTTTTGCCCATGCGGTGAGGGAGAAAAACGTTTCGCCGCTGCGCCAGCCACTTTCTGATCCGGTTGGAGGCATGATGCTTAATTCTCCTTGTGCCGTGAGTTCTAGTCGTAGTTCAGAGTTCTCTTGGCAGAGCAACTCAAATTGCTCTTCAGTCAAATGGACTCCTTGGACATTGATTTTGACTGGCCAAGTCAGTTCGTACGTTACTGATGGTGGTCTCATAAATGCTCCTTATGATTAGCAAAGTTTAGGAGCTTGGTGATAGGTTTTCAACGGTAGAGAAGGTTTGAGATGCTGTGGTGAAACTCGAGAAGACGTTGAGCTTCGAGAGAGATGAAGAGAGATTCTTCGCTTCGCTCAGAATGACAGTAGGGTGGCTTACGGAGTCGCCCCTTCTTTAGCCAATGCTTCTACATTGTCCCCGGTGAGGCTGTGTAAGAAGGCAAGCAGAGCGCCTTTTTGTTGGAGTGAGAGATGCAGGGGAGAAATCTTTGGATCTTGTCCATCACTTCCGGTGCCGCCACGGTCGTAGTAGTCCACCACGTCTTCTAACGTGAGCAACGCGCCATTGTGCATGTAGGGAGCTGTCCGTGCGACGTTGCGTAACGAGGGGGTTTTGTAACGCCAGAGGTCGGTTGGGTCGTTGGTGATTTCGTATCTTCCACGATCTTGCTCTGGCGGGGTGAGTACTTCGTCAACCTGGGAGCGTGGCATTTTCACCATGAGCCCACCGCCCAACTCGACATCAACTAGCTTGTCTGGAATGAGTCGGAGCTGTGCAACCCCGGTGTTGTGAAAACCTTGGTTGGTGAACAAGGCCGCGTCCTTGGTGATGGTGTGGCAGGTGATGCATTGTCCCTTGCCGGAGAAGAGCTTGAATCCGGCTTTTACTTCTTCACTTATTGCGGTCTGATCTTTGCCAAAGTACCAACGGTCAAACGGTGAGTTTCCTGAGAGGAGTATTCGCTCGTAACTCGCCAGCGCTTTCCCCAGGGTTGAAATGCTTACGCCTTCACCGAATACTTTGTGAAACTGCTCTTCATAGCCAGGGAGCCGTCGCACTTTTTGGATGACATATCCCATTGAAGGATTTGCCATTTCTACTGGATTGGTTAGTGGACCAATAATCTGGTCTTCGAGGGTGAACTCGCGGCCATCGTGAAACAGTACCCGGAGATAGGCGACGTTGTACAATGCTGGTGAGTTGCGCTTGGTCGATTGCCCATTCATGCCAACGGCTAGTCGTGTCTCGTTAACCGTAAAGCCTTGGGTTGGGAGATGGCACATGGCGCAAGACATGGTGTCATTCGGTGATAAACGACGATCGAAGAAGAGGCGGCGGCCTAAGGCGATTTTTTCTGGAGTGAGGGGATTGGTTTCTGGAACGGGAACCGATGGAAGACCTAGGGGGGCTGGGGACAGCTGTGAAGAGAGACTGAAGGTTGGAGCAAACAGGTGATAGGGAACAAGGAACAGGGAACAGGCAAGAAGAAGAAGGAGAATACGTTGTTGCCTGAGGCCGTTGATCTTCATGGGGATTCACGAGTGGCTGATTTTTGAGTGGTTTCGAGGAGAATCGTCTCAATGTCATTGAGGACAAGTTGAGCGCTGAAGAGACCGGTACTGTAGATGTTCCGTACATTATGATGCTGGTCAACCAGGTACACTTTGAGAACGTGACGGAAGAGGCCGCTCCATTCGCCGTTGTCTTTTGTCAATCTCGCGACGGGTTGATTAAAATCATCGAGAATCGGTTGCAACTCTGTCGTCGTTGCACTGGTCAAAAAGTGCCAGTCGGTGTGTGGTGTTAGCTTCGCTTTGACTTCTGCCATGCGAGTAGGAGTATCTCGCTCCGGGTCAAAGCTCACTGAGAGAAGTGTCGCCCGCCGCGCAAGTTCCGGGCGTTGACTCAGGAGATGGTCGAGTTGATGCAAAACTGCTGCAGCAAGTGGGCAGCCGCCGACATCTGCACAGGATGTATACATGAAGGAGATGACGGCAATTTTATTTTTTGTCAGTGAGCGCAAATTGACACGTGTCCCTTGGGGATCCAGCAAAGAATGATCATGCACGGTATCGATGACTGGTAGGGTATAGGTGCCGGGTGGTGGCGGTGTGAATTGCGGTTGCAGAGCGTCGGGGATCGCGGTCGTGTGAGCGTTGGTACTCTGGGCGTAGGACAAGGAAGAAGAGAGAATCACGACTGAAACGAGGAGAGCCAAGCAAAGATTATTGGACACTTCTGAAACCTGCAAATTATAGCGGTTGTGTTTACCCTATTCCATAACATTCAACCCTCACCCTAGCCCTCTCCCTGCCAGGGAGAGGGGAGTGTAAGCGAAGCGCCTGGGAATATGGGAAGTGTCGGTGGTATGCTCAAGTGACGTTTGACGCGATACGTATCACTGCATGTTTGTTGCGACTCGCCGAGTATCGGTCCCCATGTTATCCGTGTAAATCTGATTCTTATAAAACTGATCCTGGCCGAAGTGCATGATGTGCGGGCGACCGAGCTTCTCTTTGTTGAAATCGACCGTAAATGAATGTTTCAGGGCTTTGCCGTCCCAAGTGTAGGCTTTGAGGAACTGTTCGTTCGCTTCGCCTTTTTTGTCCCAGTTGGCTAGCAGTGAGGTCGTAAAGTAGACGCGCTTGCCATCCCATGACTGCGAAACCATATTCACTTGCGCGCCAATTTTTTGCTCGTGAATCATGCGTGGCTTGGTTGGGTCTGCGACATTGTATACACGGCAGGTGCCATCCATGAACGTATTGACGAAGAGAAATTGATCGTCAGCCGAGAGACTGATGTCGACTGGCAGTGGCACTTTCTTGGGATCGCCAATGTCGGCAACGGCCTTGGCAGCAAAAGTCCCATCTTCCTTCTGATTGATGAGCCAGATCTTTGAGGTCAGAGCCGTGGCAGTAAATGCATAGTGATGTCGGGGTTGTAGTGCCCAACGAATTTCCAAAGGCGCGCCAGGGACCTCGAATGTTTGGATAGGCTTACGGGCGTGGAAATCCCAGAGCACCATGGTGCTGCCAAAGCGTTTCATCGCTTCCGGGTCAGCGAGCATCTTGCCGAAGTCCATCATGTAATTGTTCCAACCCGTGAAAGACGAGGTCAACATGCGGTTGAGATGTGGCTGAATACGGACGTCGTAGCCATACTCGGCACCTTCGGGCATCCAGTAGGTCTGAATGAATTTGCCCTCGTTGTTGTACTCGACGAGGCCCGTCTTGCCGCCGTGATCTTTCTCGTTTGAGAGTCCGGTGATGAGCATGCGGCCTGGTAGAGGATAGAAGGTATGTGGCCCGACGACACCACCAGAATCTTTGACAAACGTATCAATGGTTTTGACTAACGCAGGTTTCGCTGGCGAAGCAGCGACGTCGAAAACGAAAATTTTGCTGGTATCGAGGCCACCAAGCCAGAGATACCGACGGTCGTCGGTAAAGCCACCGTGATGGGCTTCGTGTTGTCCGCCAACGGAAACACTAGAGAGGACTTTCCCGTACTGATCTGGACGTTTGGGATTCGCACCAATTGTGACAAGTTTATCTGAACTGTCTCCCAACCCTTTATCGCCGAGCGTCCAAATGTAGACGTAGTCTTCTTCACCGGTAATTTTGGGCAGATAGGGCGACTGGCAGGTTTCGTCAGCGCGTACCTGCGTAATGCTGACCGCGAGAAATGAGCAGACAAGTGCTGACCACAAGACCACGCGTCGCCAGACCAACTGATGCTGATTCATAGAACTCTCCTCTCAAAGTACTTGTGCCACGCGACAAGAACAGCTAGCAAATCACTTCCTACGATGCAATGAGAGTAGGGAGTAAGGAGGGGCGTATGACTAAAGAGGAATTTTATCGCGACGCGCGTCCTGGATCAGTCGGACCATTGGAAGGGGTCGTCGTTATTGAAGCGTGTACAACATATGCTGGACCGGTTGCTGGCGCAGAGCTAGCGGATATGGGAGCCGAGGTGATCAAGTGCGAACTGCCGGGGACTGGGGACATCTGTCGTTTGTTTGGGCCTAAAGTGCCGAATGCTCCAGAGGCTGACAATGGAGCACCCTTTCTCAGTATCAACCGGAATAAGAAATCGATCACGTTGAATTTCCATCACGCCAAAGGGCAAGAGATCTTTCGCCGACTCGCGAGTCGTGCGGACATTGTCTTGGAAAACTTTCGTCCTGGTGCCATGAGCAAATGGAACATTGGTTATGAGCAGGTTTGCCAAATGAAGCCGGACATTGTCTACGTGTCACTCTCGTGCTTAGGACAATGGGGCCCGTTGTCACATAAAGTGGGATACGACACCGATGCCCAGGCGATGAGTGGGATCATGTCGGTGACGGGGCTGCCGGATGGGCCACCGACGAAAGTCGGGAATGCCATCGTTGATTACCTCAGCGGTGTCAAAGCTGCGCAGGCAGCATTGGCGGCATATGTGCGGCGGTTACGAACGGGAGAGGGACAATGGGTAGATGTTGCGATGGTGGACAGCGCACTTTCTGTGACAGAAGGGGGAATGATGCATGCCGCGATGAATGGTGAGGTATGGAAGCGCAATGGCAATCGGCATCCATCCTCGGCTCCATGCAATAGTTTTCGTTGCGTTGATGGTGAGGTGATGCTCGCGGTAGCGCACGATCGTCAGTGGCAACGGCTTTGTCAACTCATTGGCCGGGAGGACTTGATGCATGACCAACGGACGGGAAACATCGCAGCGCGCAAAGCCAATGAACCATTCGTTGAGCAGGTCGTCGCCGCGTGGGCACGTACACAGCGTGTGCAAGACGTGGTAGCGACGCTTAACGCGGAGAGCATTTCCTGTTCACCGATCCTCGATTTTGGACAGATTGTGAAAGAAGAGCACTTTCGCGTACGTGAGAGTGTGGCAGAGATTCAGCATCCGACGGCAGGCAACTTGACGCATTATGGAACTGCGCCGAAGTTCTCTCGTACACGGACAGGGGTCCGCTCTGCGGCACCGAGGTTAGGGCAACACAATGCTGACATCTATGGGCAATGGTTAGGGTATGACGCGAAGGAGCTAGCAGAGTTGGTGGGAGCAGGGATCATATAGTCATCCTCGTACTAAAGGCCAGCTCTCAGTGGCCGATCATTCTTCAATGCCGACACCACAGGGGTGGTGCAAATCTTTCGTAGCTTTGCGGCAGATTGGATTCCGACCATGTTTCGGTTGAAGAACGTTTCGGTACGCAACAAACTGTTAATGCTGAGCGCGACATTACTCGTGGCAGTCGCGGTGGTTGGCGCGACTGGATATCGCGGCATTACGGAACTGACCCAGTTGTACGGAGTGAGTGAACAACAGTTTGAAGCGGTGCGAACGGTGGCAACGATAGAACGGGCGTACGATGTGCTACGAGGGATTGTTTTTCGGGCCTGGATTGCTGCGCAACGCCGTGATCAAACCGGACAGGATGAAGCAACGACAGACTTGCAAAACCAGGCGGAGATCATTACCGCTTCGTTTGACGCGCTTGAGACCTTTCCGCTGGAGCAAGACGCAAAGGATATGATGGGCCAGGTGCACGCGGCGCTTTCGATGTATGTAACGCGGGCGCAGGAAACAGTAAAACTGGCAGCGAGTGGCAGTTGGGATCAGGTCGAAGCAGAACTCGTTCAGTTTCAAGCCATGTTTACAAGCACTGGGGAAATGCTCCAAGACCTGGGCCTGCTCGTGCGTGGGGGGACGAGCTTTATCAAGGCGAAAAGTGAAGAGACGGCAGGACGCGCGACGCAACATGCCGCGATCGTACTGGGAGTTGCGTTACTGCTGGCCATTGGGTTGAGCTGGGCCATTGCGTACTCGATTGTGACGCCCTTGGTGAAGATGACACAAGCTGCGCGGCTGATTGCGACTGGAGAGATCGGGCAGCAGATCGATCATCACGCGAAGGATGAAACTGGGGCACTGGCTGGCGCCTTTCGAGAGTTGATTTCCTATATTCAGGGGATTGCGGAAGCGGCGGATCGTGTCAGCAGCGGCGATCTCACTGTGACGATTGATCCGAAGTCAACACAAGATGTGCTGTCGCGTAACTTCGCCCATATGGTGGAAAATTTGCGAGAGATGAACGGAAAAGTCCGCGAGGGGACAGAAGTCCTGTCTCATGCGATTGCGCAGATCCTCAGTACGATATCGCAGGTTGCGCGGAGCACGACTGACACGGCGGCTGCGGTGACGCAAACCGCAACGACTTTGGAGGAGGTCAAGAAAATCGCCCACATGGCGAATGAGCGAGCGAAAGCGGTAGCTGAGAATAGTAAGCAAACCGCGACTGTCTCGGCTAACGGTGAACTTGCGTTGACGAAAGCAGACGCTGGCTTGAACCGTATCCGCGAACAGATGGAGTCGATTGCCGACAGTGTCATTCATTTAGGTGAAAACAGTCAAGCGATCGCTGCGATCATTGAGGCCGTGAACGAGGTCGCTGAGCAGTCCTCGCTTCTAGCGGTGAACGCGGCGATTGAGGCGGCGAACGCTGGTGAATTGGGAAAAGGGTTTGCCGTGATTGCGCGCGCAGTCAAAGTGCTCGCTGACCAGTCCAAGCAAGCAACAAGCCAGGTTAGTGCCATTCTCACCGACATTCAGAAAGCGAGCCATGTAGCGGTGCTGGTGACGGAGCAAGGGACTAAATCCGTTCAAGTCGGAGTTTCTCAATCCCTAGAAGCGGGAGAGTCGATTCGCATTTTGTCCAGCAACATCGCCGATGCGGCGCGTGCCATGACGAACATTGCCACGTCTAGTGAACAACAGCTTACGGGGATAGACCAGGTTGTAGGTGCGATGACAAGCATCCAGCGTGCGAGCGCGCAGAACGCTGAGAACATGAAGAAGATTGAGATAGCAACGCAGAATCTCCAAGGGGTGGGTGCTTCTCTGTCTGTACTCTTGGGGCAATATCGACTGACAGCCTACTGAGGAGCGCTTGCACGGAGAAACAGAAGGACGGTGGCCGATTCGTTTTTCACCAAAGAAAAATTATCGGACATTGTATGTAAAAAGAGTGTTCGCGTATGGCCTCGACCGCCATCGTGACTGCTGGTAAATACTCGGCGTGCAGGAAAATTTTGATGTCCCGTAGTTGCCCCACAGGTTTTCAGCCATGGCGATTAAGTTTGTAAATAGCTGAAAATACTACAGGGAGGGATGGCTGAGTGGACGAAAGCGCCGGTCTTGAAAATCGGTAGGGTCGCAAGGCTCTCGTGGGTTCGAATCCCACTCCCTCCGCTCTCGCGTTTCTATTTCTCAGACAGACAAATTCAGTATAGCGGAATGGTCACCGCTACTCGCGATGGTATGGCTGTCCGAGTGCGGCTGGCGCGGTGGCGCTGGTTTTCAGCAGCATCAATGCTAAGAGCGTCAGTACGTACGGTAGCATCAGCACGATCTGGTATGGCAGCTCTGAACCGAGCGCTTGTAGATGAAACTGCAATGCCGTGGCTACACCAAAGAATAGGGCACCCCATAGCGCTCCAGTGGGATTCCAGCGACCAAAGATAACGATAGCAAGGGCGATGAAGCCACGCCCTGCAGACATTCCTTCAATGAAGGTGTTTGAGTACGCGAGTGAGAGATAACTGCCCGCGATGCCTCCGAGTACACCTTCGAAGGCAAGAGCCAGGAAACGGACTCTTTTGACGGAGATCCCTAGCGTTTCGGCGGCGTGGGGATGCTCCCCTACCGCTTGAAGTTGGAGTCCAGCGCGAAGGTAAAAAAGAAAGAATGTACATATCGGCACAAGGGTAATGGCAAGATAGACAAGCCCTGCATGCTGGAAAAGGGATGAGCCAAGGATTGGGAGCGTACTGAAAAAGGGGATATGGATGGGCAAAAATGTGGAGACCTGTAAGGCCTGCCCAGTAACGCCGAAAATCCCACGGTAGAGAACACCAGTGAGTCCAGCCGCTAACAGGTTAAGACCTACTCCGACGACAATTTGATCAGCACTAAGCCCGACTGTTAATCCGGCGAAGAGCAAGGCAAGGAGAAGGCCGCTCACTGCACCTACGATGAGTCCTAGTAGAGGTGAGCCGGAGAAGTAACTGGCAGTCATACCAGCGAAAGCACCGGTGAGGAGAATGCCTTCAAGTCCGATATTAATAATGCCTGCGCGTTGCACGAAGGTCTCTCCCAACGCAGCGAACAAAAGAGGAGTTGCCGCTACGAGAGTGGAGTGTAGGAGTGCGTCACTATTGTTCAGAAGGGCAATGAGAAAATCCATTTCAGCACTATGTCAGGGAAGGTAAAAGTACGAACCAACACAAAAGGAGCGGTACGATGAGGCGTGTTGAAGTCCGGTGGATGAAGCGTTGAACGGTAGCGGTACTGTAGGCGGCAAGAAAGAGCACCACAACGGCTTGTATGACGGATGCAAGAACAGAGGAGAGCCCGATGGTTCGTTGTACAGCACTGGCCCCGGCGTCTAATGCACCAAAGAAGAGTGCAGCGAACACAACGCCGATCGGAGAGCGTTGGCCGACGAGGGCGACAGCAATGGCAGTATAGCCGTAACCAGGTGAAAATTTTTCGTACACACGGTGCGTGATTCCGCTTACTTCAATACCTCCGGCAAGGCCAGCAAGCGCACCACTGAGCAGAAAGGCGAGCGCGACTTGGCGATCTGTGGCAATGCCAGCAAAGCGAGCGGCAATTGGGTTCGCACCAGTGGCACGGATGCGGAAGCCAGCTTTCGTGCGGAAAAGGAAAATCCAGACTATCAGTGCAGCAACGAGGGCGAAGAGAATTCCTAGGTGGAAGCGAGCTGGAGGAAACAGCCGAGGAAGGGTGGCCGTAGGCGGAAGGGGGTCAGTTTGTGGGTATTGCCCGGCCACTTCCATGAGTGGACCGTGGACACCATAACTGACAAGGTACAGTGCGACAAAATTGAGCATAATCGTACTGATGACTTCGTTGACGTTGTGTTTTTGTTTGAGATAGGCGGCACAGCCAGCCCAAAACACTCCGGCACTAAGCGAGGCAGCAACGACAATCGCGACTGCGAGGGGTGAAGGAATGAAGGTGAGGTGCTGACCGACCCACGCGGTCGCGAGGGCACCGAGGAGAAGTTGTCCTTCGGCGCCAATGTTCCAGACGCCAGCACGAAGGGCCAACATTACTGCGAGACCGGTGAATAGTAGTGGGCAAGCTTTTACCGCGGTTTCGGAGAGGCGGTAGGAATCACCTGCTGCGCCGAGCCATAAGTTTACAAAGACGCTTGGGACATCGGCACCGGTAAGCCATAACCCGCACGCAATGACGATCGCTGCTGATGCAAGAGCAAGGAGTGGCGATATGAGTGCGGTTAGTTGAACAGTCACGATGCGGTGGTCACTCCAGTCATCATTTGGCCGAGTATCGCGGGCTCTATCTGAGGATCAACGGGACCCAAGAGTCGACCATGATACAGTGCATAGATGCGATGACTGAGGGCGAGAATTTCGTCAAGGTCGGTAGAGAAGAGCAAGACTCCTGCACCGCGCTGGCAGTGTTCGTTCAGGGTGCGGTGTACATAATCGGTTGCTCCGATATCCAGTCCGCGAGTTGGGTTGGCAGCGATGATTAACTGTGGCTGTGTTGCTAGTTCACGGGCAATGACGATGCGCTGTTGGTTACCACCAGAGAGAGAAGAGGTCGCGGCGAATGGTGATGACGTGCGAATGCCAAAGCGGTCGATTTGCGTGATAGCGAAGTGGCGAAGATCGCTGGGGCTGAGGAATGGTCCAGGAGATACGGTGGCAAGACGTTGAGAGTTAAGGAGGAGATTGTCTTCCACAGACAGGGAAAGGGCAAGTCCTTCCTGGCGGCGGTCTTGGGGAATAAGGGCGATCCCCAGGGTACGCATTTGAGCTGGGGAAGAGCGGCGCAGCTGATTACCACTGATGGTGATGGTTCCTTGTGTTGGTTGCTGCAGTCCAAGCAGAATCTCGATGAGTTCCGTCTGTCCATTGCCCGCAACTCCGGCGATGCCAACGATCTCACCAGGTCGTACGTCTAGGGAAAGATTGTGGAGCGAGACGCCACGAGAGGAGGTTGAGAAGGAGGTGCTATCGAGAGACAGGTGTGGGGAGGTGTGTGGTGGGTGGTCACGCGAAGTTGAGGAGGTGAGATTCAGGGAGGCGCTGGGAAGAGGCAGCTCTCCGACCATTAGTTGAGCGAGTTCTGCCGGAGTTGTGGTAGCAGTGTTTTTCGTTGTGACCAAGCGACCTCGACGCAGAACGGAGAGGCGATCGGCGATGGCGACCACTTCGGGAATTTTGTGGGTGATCAAAAGAATCAGATATCTTTCTTGTTTCAAACGACGAAGAACAGCGAAAAGATTTTCAACTTCAGCTGGAGTAAGAACGGCGGTTGGTTCATCAAGAATCAGGATGCGAGCCGAGGCAGCGAGCGCTTTGAGGATCTCTACACGTTGCTGAGAGCCGACAGACAGTGCTGCGATGGGGGTGTCAGGATTTTCGATGTTGATGCCGAAGTGAGTTGCGAGAGTGACTATTTGTTGTGATAAAACCTTACGATCGATTCTATCGAGACTGGAACCTGCATGTGCGAGAAGGATGTTTTCCGCAATGGTAAACGAAGGGATGAGCATGAAATGCTGGTGAACCATGGCGATGCCAGCAGCAAGTGCAGATCGAGGTGACGAGAAGCGGTGGGGGTGGCCGTCGATGAGGATGGTGCCAAGATCGGGGCGATATAAACCAGAAACCAGATGCATAAGAGTAGACTTCCCTGCACCATTCTCGCCGAGGATGGCGTGAATTTCGCCGGCGGGGAAATCAATACTGACGTGATCAACCGCGAGAGTCCCACGAAAAGTTTTGGTGAGGTCTCTGATGGCAAGGTCGGGCATGGGAAGTTATGAAGCGCCTGATGGTACGGGGGAGAATTCAACGCTGGGGACAGTTAAGGTGCCATTGATGATCTGTTGCTGCGCGGCGTCGATGCGAGCTTGCGCTTCAGGCGAGAGACGATCTTTTAATGTTGGGTTGTAGACGAGAGCTATGACGTTGTCTTTCAAGCCCAGGCGAATAATGCGGCCTTGAAAGGAGCGGTTTTGGACAGATTGGGCCATTTGCAGAAATGCTGTCGGGATATCAATGACGCCGCTCGCGAGAATCACAGAAGGTGCGAGATCGTTTTGGTTTTTGTTGGTACCAAAGGCAAGAACATTCTTTTCTTGGGCGGCTTGGAAGGCTCCAAGACTAGCTGCGTCGGCGTTCGGGATAATGACATCACAGCCTTGTTCTATGAGTGCTGTAGTTGCTTGCTTGGCCGCGCCGACATCTTCCCAGTTGCTGATGTATGAAACGATGACTTGGAAGTTGGGATTGACACTTTTGGCTCCAGCCTCAAACGCCATAAACGTGCTTTTAAGGGGTGGAATCTCAACGCCGCCGATAGCGCCGGCTTTGCCTGTTTTAGAGACGAGCGCACTTATCATACCCATGAGATATGTCGCTTCTTCGAGGAGAAATCGCATCGGGGCGACATTTGTTCGAACAGTGCTCCCTGAAGTGGTGATGAATACAGAGTTGGGAAAGTCGGTCGCAACCTTCGCGGCCGCATCTTGGAACTCAAAACCATGACCGAAAATGAGATGAAAATTGCGGCTGGCATAGTCACGGAAGGCTTCTTCAAATTCAGCTGGTGTCTTGGTTTCGATTTGGCTGACTTCAGCGTGAAGAGTGTCTTTGATCTTGGTTAGTCCTTCGTAGGCGAGAGCATTCCAGCCTGCGTCGCTAATCGGACCGGGGGTAAGGAGGGCGACGCGAAAAGTATTGGATAACTCCTGAACAGGTTTACTATTACAGGAGGTTCCGAGGAGCAGGATAATAAGAAGAAAAACGAGAGAAATGCGGTGGGCGATCACAAGACCCCTAAAGGTGGCATGAGTACGATCTCATCGGTGTGAATGCCAGGCGGTTGGGCGATGACACTGATCATCGCATTTGCCACGTCAGTTGCTGACAGCATCTTGCTCCGATCTAGGGTGCTGC
Above is a window of Deltaproteobacteria bacterium DNA encoding:
- a CDS encoding HAMP domain-containing protein, yielding MFRLKNVSVRNKLLMLSATLLVAVAVVGATGYRGITELTQLYGVSEQQFEAVRTVATIERAYDVLRGIVFRAWIAAQRRDQTGQDEATTDLQNQAEIITASFDALETFPLEQDAKDMMGQVHAALSMYVTRAQETVKLAASGSWDQVEAELVQFQAMFTSTGEMLQDLGLLVRGGTSFIKAKSEETAGRATQHAAIVLGVALLLAIGLSWAIAYSIVTPLVKMTQAARLIATGEIGQQIDHHAKDETGALAGAFRELISYIQGIAEAADRVSSGDLTVTIDPKSTQDVLSRNFAHMVENLREMNGKVREGTEVLSHAIAQILSTISQVARSTTDTAAAVTQTATTLEEVKKIAHMANERAKAVAENSKQTATVSANGELALTKADAGLNRIREQMESIADSVIHLGENSQAIAAIIEAVNEVAEQSSLLAVNAAIEAANAGELGKGFAVIARAVKVLADQSKQATSQVSAILTDIQKASHVAVLVTEQGTKSVQVGVSQSLEAGESIRILSSNIADAARAMTNIATSSEQQLTGIDQVVGAMTSIQRASAQNAENMKKIEIATQNLQGVGASLSVLLGQYRLTAY
- a CDS encoding ABC transporter permease; protein product: MDFLIALLNNSDALLHSTLVAATPLLFAALGETFVQRAGIINIGLEGILLTGAFAGMTASYFSGSPLLGLIVGAVSGLLLALLFAGLTVGLSADQIVVGVGLNLLAAGLTGVLYRGIFGVTGQALQVSTFLPIHIPFFSTLPILGSSLFQHAGLVYLAITLVPICTFFLFYLRAGLQLQAVGEHPHAAETLGISVKRVRFLALAFEGVLGGIAGSYLSLAYSNTFIEGMSAGRGFIALAIVIFGRWNPTGALWGALFFGVATALQFHLQALGSELPYQIVLMLPYVLTLLALMLLKTSATAPAALGQPYHRE
- a CDS encoding ABC transporter permease, whose protein sequence is MVTVQLTALISPLLALASAAIVIACGLWLTGADVPSVFVNLWLGAAGDSYRLSETAVKACPLLFTGLAVMLALRAGVWNIGAEGQLLLGALATAWVGQHLTFIPSPLAVAIVVAASLSAGVFWAGCAAYLKQKHNVNEVISTIMLNFVALYLVSYGVHGPLMEVAGQYPQTDPLPPTATLPRLFPPARFHLGILFALVAALIVWIFLFRTKAGFRIRATGANPIAARFAGIATDRQVALAFLLSGALAGLAGGIEVSGITHRVYEKFSPGYGYTAIAVALVGQRSPIGVVFAALFFGALDAGASAVQRTIGLSSVLASVIQAVVVLFLAAYSTATVQRFIHRTSTRLIVPLLLCWFVLLPSLT
- a CDS encoding ABC transporter ATP-binding protein; amino-acid sequence: MPDLAIRDLTKTFRGTLAVDHVSIDFPAGEIHAILGENGAGKSTLMHLVSGLYRPDLGTILIDGHPHRFSSPRSALAAGIAMVHQHFMLIPSFTIAENILLAHAGSSLDRIDRKVLSQQIVTLATHFGINIENPDTPIAALSVGSQQRVEILKALAASARILILDEPTAVLTPAEVENLFAVLRRLKQERYLILLITHKIPEVVAIADRLSVLRRGRLVTTKNTATTTPAELAQLMVGELPLPSASLNLTSSTSRDHPPHTSPHLSLDSTSFSTSSRGVSLHNLSLDVRPGEIVGIAGVAGNGQTELIEILLGLQQPTQGTITISGNQLRRSSPAQMRTLGIALIPQDRRQEGLALSLSVEDNLLLNSQRLATVSPGPFLSPSDLRHFAITQIDRFGIRTSSPFAATSSLSGGNQQRIVIARELATQPQLIIAANPTRGLDIGATDYVHRTLNEHCQRGAGVLLFSTDLDEILALSHRIYALYHGRLLGPVDPQIEPAILGQMMTGVTTAS
- a CDS encoding BMP family ABC transporter substrate-binding protein — encoded protein: MAHRISLVFLLIILLLGTSCNSKPVQELSNTFRVALLTPGPISDAGWNALAYEGLTKIKDTLHAEVSQIETKTPAEFEEAFRDYASRNFHLIFGHGFEFQDAAAKVATDFPNSVFITTSGSTVRTNVAPMRFLLEEATYLMGMISALVSKTGKAGAIGGVEIPPLKSTFMAFEAGAKSVNPNFQVIVSYISNWEDVGAAKQATTALIEQGCDVIIPNADAASLGAFQAAQEKNVLAFGTNKNQNDLAPSVILASGVIDIPTAFLQMAQSVQNRSFQGRIIRLGLKDNVIALVYNPTLKDRLSPEAQARIDAAQQQIINGTLTVPSVEFSPVPSGAS